TCCTTTGCGCGGATCCTGTCTTTCGAGATATGGATGACCTAGAAGAcattcttctcttctttaTGGCTTGAAAAGATGTATCTGACTCGGAGATACTACTcattctcttctttttcccCTGGTTTCCAGTAATGGTTGATAGTCTACGGTTCTTAGCGGTTTCCGCTCCGCTAGGAGCGGCAGTCTGAGACGGTTCCATAAAACCTGATTTGAACATATTGTTTGCCCCGCTTAGTGAATCTAGACGACTCGAGCGCCTCCTCTGGCCTGGGGGCAAGGAGGCTGGGGGGCTAGCCTGGGTGGATCCAATTTCTTCGTCTAAGCCCTTTGTGGTGCTTTGGCTCAAGGGGTCAAGTTCATCGCGGCGTTGCGGCTTTTCTGATTCAGGCTTCTCAATGTTTCCTTCGCTTTCTGCAGACGCAGCTTCGTTAGCTTTGTCATTTGAGGTTCCAAGAGTCTTGGCTCGCTCTGGTGCACTAACCACTGGTCTGCGCTGCCTAATTTTTGGGGCGAAACGCGTCCCACTTTTATTAACCACACTACTCATTGTTCAGAGCAAAGAACACCAATCGTTCCAATTTGATGAGTAGGCAAATACTAGAAGATGTCCTTTTCACGACGCGCGATGAGATGGAATATATAATACTAGTTTCGTGGTATTTTGTAAAAATCTTATATAAAGTCATATAATCACGTGATTTGAACGTTGGATGCGATGGCGGTTTGTATAATCGCGGGAGAATTTGTAGCTAGTAAGGTTGATATCTATGATCTTTGGAGCTgctctttgttttgctCTTGCTCTTATCTTTGGAGCGGCGTTCGTGCTTacgttttctcttttcatCCTGATCCTTTGACACTGCATCAACATCACTAGGTTCTTGACGGAGCTCAATGTCTGGTACCTCGGAGTCCATCATCTCAACTTCAGCCACGGTACCGCTGAAGACGTCGATCTTCTCAGAGTACTGCCAAAATTCTTGTGGGACGTTTAGTGGTCCGGCACTGGATTTCCACACTTTAAGACTCCCATCCTCTCCGCATGAGTATAGAAGGTCCTCATGCTGGAACGGGACAAGAACGTCTCTGACCacttcatcatcatgtGCGGACGGAATAGTTATTGCCGACTGTAGTTCAGGTTTCTCGTGATCTAAAGGTATCAGCTTCAACTCACCGCGTCCTTCCTCAGATTTTCCTGTCGCAATGAACCCGGGGTAAACGTCGATAACGTAATTGCAGTCCCAAGGCTTTCTGACGTCACCAAAGTCGACAGGTTTAGGCTCAGTAGGTTCGTCACGCTTGTCATTGAGTTCGTGAATACCGTAGGTTTCCATATGCGAAAGAGTGTAAATTCGCTTAGGCGACAACCATCCGCAAGAATGAATGGATGCAAAGTTGATGACCTGATGAAGAGCGTCGTCTTCCTCCTGCTGAGTCAAGTCGTAGATGTTAACGTAGCCGTCTGTAGATCCGCTCAACAGGACATTGGGATCACTGGGATGAAACTTGATACTCGTGATGTCGTCATGGTGTGAATCTACAAGCGACCTCAGAGGCTGCTGCCAAGACCTGATGTCATATACATGCAGCTCTGCATCAACTCCGGAGAGCTCTGTCCCACAGCCAAGTAAACCATGTCTCGAGTCAAGTGAGAGAAATGGGGCAGattttccatttttgagagTTGCTACGCAATCGTTTGATTTCAGATCATAAATCTTGACAGCATCCTCTGCTGCAGTTGCAATTAAGCTCCCATTCATTCGATCATTGTTAATGATAACCATGTCATTGACCGATGTAGCATGAGTTTGAATTTGCAGAATTGATTTATGGGTAGCCCAGTCAATTAGCTCAACCCTTCCATTGCTTAAGGAAGTCAGCAAACCCGAATTATATATTGgctgaagcttcaaacACCAATTGTTGGGCCCGAATTCAATGCTTTCGAGTTTGGAGTAAGACATCGAGTACGTTGTCCTCGAGGttcgagaactttgtgAGATTAACAAATTAATTATCATTTTGTTGATCTATTTTCCGTGACAGTAGCAGCAAAGAAGTGATACATTTCAAAGACTGTTTTATCTACGGGAGCCATAATACAATGCTTGTTTCGATTATGATTTGACGTGGGCTAAAAGCGGCGGGAGCTTTGCGAGAGATTTGCGAGAACTTCAATTCCGAGCTTTTCGGGCAATTTCCCTACATCATTTAAgatttgaagctctcaTATAACACAGCATGGACGCAAAGGCACGATGATTTAACCTTTTTTTCCATCGATGAATTACGACACGAGTTCATCAATTTGAATGGCAACTTTAGAGCGTTTGTATAGTCCGAAGATTGTGCTCTTTTAAAAGAAGACATCGAAAGCAATTTTACAGGTCACACAAGATAAATTCGCTATTCTCTCGATACCGAGAAGCTCTAAATGATGTTCCCGTGTGAGGGTGAGTAGCTGTTAAAATGCTTACTCAGTTTTTCTTTGCGGGCCTCAAATTGTTTAGAAACAGCCTTTAGCTTGCCCTTCGGCTAACATAGTACGCACTGTATCTATAACTAGACGGTGCAGCTGATTCGAGGTATGCTAGAGCGGCGCTAGTCGTTTTACTCACACTTGTCTTGTGAAGATCTTTCTCTAACTCGTATATAGCTATTGTAGGCGCTGTTAATTCGATCTTTAATGGGCCCCTTTCCGCCTTCATAGGCGCAGGGTCCATCAAAATTCAGGAAAATAATACACGGCGAGCTCACCCTTCCTTTAATTGCGAAAGCTCtagcttttgaaacaataCTGATCATTCatttttgtatttttgcTCGCCAAATTCAGCCATTCAGGATCACCCCGGCTATATTAGAATAGTCTGCATGGAATGAATCAGTCGTTAAATGACATATACCAGCCAGGAACAGAGCTCACTGTCGGCTCTCACCGAGCTCGGATCATCAAGTACCTTACAAGTGGTGGGTTTGCTCACATTTATACAGCTGAAATCTGTCCGGCAGATCTCAGCAGTCCTGCTAAAATTGCATGCCTAAAAAGAGTGCTTGTTCCGGACAAGCCAAGTCTTAATGTGCTACGGGCAGAGGTTGATGCCATGAAATTGCTTCGTGGGAATCAGCACGTTGTATCATATATCGACTCGCATGCCGCCAAATCGGGAGTTCACGATGGCTCATACGAAGTTTTTCTACTAATGGAATACTGCTCTGGTGGAGGTTTAATAGACTTCATGAACACTAGGCTGCAGAACAGACTCCAGGAAGGGGAGGTACTTAAAATAACGAGCGATATCACTCAGGGTATTGCAGCAATGCATGCTTTGCAACCGCCGCTAATTCACAGAGATATCAAGATAGAAAATGTGTTAATTTCGGACGACAGAACCTTCAAGGTCTGCGACTTTGGCTCTGTGTGTGGCGTTATTAGACCTCCAAAGAATCCTCAAGAATTCAACTATGTTCAACAcgacattttgaaaaacacaACCGCTCAATACAGAGCACCAGAGATGATCGATCTCTACAGAGGCTATCCAATTAATGAAAAGTCTGACATATGGGCCTTAGGTGTTTTCTTGTATAAACTCTGCTACTACACCACGCCATTCGAGAAAGTTGGTGAAGCCGCCATATTGCATTCGAGATTCCAATTTCCTTCATATCCACAATACAGCGACAGTTTGAAGCATTTGATAAGCTTTATGTTATCTGAGAACCCCACTCAAAGGCCTAACATATGCCAAGTATTGGAAGAGGTCTCCCGCATACAAGGGACTCCGTGTCCTTTGCGCAACTTCTATGTTACAAGAGCtatgcagcagcagcagcaacatcAGCAACCAAAAATCAAGTTCGATCATTCTGCGAGCCAACCGAAACTTGATTCAGCAAACAACATAATTAATGTGCCTTTTAAAATGAGCCATAATCAACCTCTCAGGTCCACCCAAACTTTCGCTGGGGCCCCTGTTAATGCAGCATCTAATGGGTATTTGCCCGCTCTGAAGCCACTCCCAATCCAGCCTGTGAGCTCAAGTTTCACAAATGGCCCCTTTAAATTCATAGAGGgaaacaaagctttgcaaagcaAACAAACGCCGCACTTCCAGCCCCCAATTAGCCACGACTTTAACAGACTTGGGAGGTCTCAAACTTTCACACCAACAAGCACTCTTGCCTCGAGGTCTTCTGTAAGCCCCCCTTTGGCAGGCAGAGGCGATATTTCCAAAATAATCAGCGCAAATCCCACTAACGTGGAACCTTCTCCGATATACTTAAGCTCTGGAACTCAAACGGACGATGGATTTGCCTCTAGCCACGCTCTCAAGTTAGAGCGGACAAAATCCATTGCTTCACTTTCGTCTTCGGAGTCTGTTGAATCACAACACACTGGCGGGAGCGCCACTAGAAGGTTTGGCCAAAAACTGAAGGTTTTCACAGGTGAGAGAAGATCAATTTCTCCAATAAAATCTCGCCAAAACACTGGCGACAGCGTAAGGTCTGCTTTCGCTACTCTACGTCGCGGCTTTTCGGGCGgaagtttcaaaagcgaaCTACCCAACAAAAGGAACTCTTTAGACATctcttcaacatcttccCATTCAAATGGGTTCAAGTTCCGTGTATCATCATCCGAGTCTATTGAAGAGGAGAACGTTTATCCTCGATTTTCACactcaagaagcagcagtAGCGCATCCATTGTGTCCGATTTAGATCAATTACAGCAGGATGATACCGGTGCGAAGAATTACTACAAAAGCCACTCGCCAGTTAAAGTTTCTGCAACACAAGGTTCTCGATCCTCTATACAAAAGCGTGTTCAAGACTTGCTAAAGAATTCCCAGGACTCCCCTGTCAAAAAGACTGCACATGGCTATGGAATGCTCTCTCCGGGCGATGAAGCAGCAGAGCTTGCCTCACAGCTTACGAATGAGACTATGCTGCAAAATGTCCATCAATCCACAGCTTCAACACCAAAAGTGCTATCACCAGCGAAGCGGAACTCTAGTGTCGTTATTAAGGCGGGGCAACAAGTCTCCAAAGACGCGGAAGAGGTTCCCTCTTCCCGTAAGCCAGCGCCACCTAAGCCCAAGCGGCCGAAAAAGCCTTCGCATCTGAAAGCAGATAAGATCATTAAGGAAGCGGAAACTTCAGCATATGAGCACTCAGTTGACATAAGTGATATTGAGATTGACGAACTAGAGAAAGACTTTAAAAGACGATTTCCGAGCGCAGTTTGAATGCAATCAGAGCGGAATGAACGTATATAAAAACTCTGAATGGCGGGAATCTCGAATGACCGTCTCATTCGCTGTCGCTCCATTCTTCGAAAGTGTCAAGAATAAAATCTGTTGCCTCCTCAAACCTCTCTTCAAGTATGTTATTTATCCCATCGGAGTCGCACTTAAGTACTCttccaaatttttttcttggtTTCTTGTTCTCATTACCGTCGTTGCCCCAACAAGTGTGTTCAGCACTTGCAAAAACCAGTGAATTTTTAAAATACCAGTCAGCTAACgtttcatcaacaagagGAATCAACGGTCTTAGTGGCCTTTGATCAACAAACGAAACAGCCGACTTGACAACACTCCTCGTGTCCCTGTGACCAAGAAGGTGAACCACCCCGCTGTGTGCATCTCCTATTGCAACAAAGGCAACCCTGTTAAGGCTTGGGAAGTATTTTAGGTAGTTATCCCAAATGTGTACAAGGACCTCTTGCGCTGTTATCACAGCAGAGTAGTTGTCTTGTTCATGAAGCGACTGAGGTATATTGATGTCAATGACTCCGTAATTTCTACTCGAAGCCCATTTTATCACATCAAGGGTAGTATCGACTATGATGGATGTTGAGGGATCAATTGTGCCTGTGGCTCGACTTCTTTGAGCCCATATGCTGGGAGTATCATGAACACACACTATAATCGCGGAAGCATCATAAATGTTTGGAGAGCAGATTGCTGTGTCGTCTGGtagctctttcttgaaaagcggcAAAGTAACAAATCTGAACTCGTTTGCCAACAACCGCATTTGTTGCTGCCGTATTGCGTTTTGTAGAGgaaagtttttgttgattgcAGTATCGGTAGCCTGTTCCTTAAAAGAGCAACCATCGTTGCCATGTGTACTCTTAAAGCACTTCCAGTACTTAGATTGGGTTTTAATAACGGAATCAATCACTTCGACGGCTTCGAGCTTGGGTTGTTTAACTACAGGCAACTCGTCTGGTGGCTCTCCTATCAAAACCTTGGCTACTGCTAAGGCACTTTTAGCAATAGAATCCAAGCTATAACCACCCTCAAGAACGGCGCAAAGATTGCCTCTGGCCAAAGATTTCAGCATATGCGTCATATGCCCATAACAGCTGGGAGTTACGTGACACTGGCCAACGGTATCGCCATCCGCAGCATCAAACCCTGAAGATATTATCACTAGATCGGGTCGAAATTCACGCCCCATTGGCATTATCACCTGCTCAAACGCCCACAGATACTCGGAATCGCCAACTCCTTTCCAGGGCCAGGGTATGTTGCAATTAAATCCCTCGCCTTTCCCTTCTCCAACTCTGTCAGAGTTCCCGTGAATAGTCCCTGGGTAGTACTTTCCCAACTCGTGTCTATGAAGTGAAATGTAGAGCACGCGGTCGTCATCGTAAAAGGCTTTTTGAGTTCCGTTGCCATGATGGACATCCCAGTCAAGAACCATAATTTTGCGTACGCTTTCGGGGTAGTTTTTTAAAATGTTCTGCGCAGCAACTGCAACATTACTAAAAAGGCAGAATCCACCTGCCACTTCAGGTTCAGCATGATGTCCAGGAGGCCGCACGACTGCTAATGCATTTTTGACACGCCCCTCAACGACCGCTTTACAAGCTTCAATGGCGCCACCGCATGAGAGTTTCGCACTAAGATATGAGTCGTTGTTGAAGTAAACAGAATCACCTTTTTCGGTTTCCTTCAGAAGCTGATCTCTTGTCATGCTGGTGGTCTTGGAGATAAATTCCAAGTGCTCTTTGGTATGGACTTGCAAAATTTCCTCGTCGGTAGCCTCTCTAACGGGAATTTTGAGCATAAGATCGCCAATACTGTCAACTCCACTGAGGGTTGGATCGTCTATTAGGCCGTTTTCTGCTAATATCTTGTAAATTCTGTAAATTCGCCTAGGGTCCTCTGGATGAGGATCAATGTATTCGAAGTAGGATGTAAAGATTTTTGCATGGTAGCGCATCCTGACATCATAACACAGTCCAGTTTTGAGAGGGGTGTAGTGTAATTTTGGTCGGCAAGCTGGCACTATCGTTGGTCTTTTGGCAACCGAGGCTTGGTTTCCCGTCCCGTCGTTCAATGTGGCGCTTTCGTGATCTCTTTTCAAACCATTTATTTGCTCTGATGGCTCTTCCTGTTTGACTTCAGCGCTCTCAGTCATTGTGAGCTTGCCGCTAGGTGGTCTTGAGGCAGAGTCTTCGTatcttttttgaacaattAGCCGATGGACGCTCAGGTGTTTCTGGTAACTACACAGTTCATTAAAAATTTCATAGATAATATGAAAtcaaagctcatcgccaaaaagcatctactattgaaaaagccCAACACTGCCGACAAACGACTTGACGTGCCTATAATGAACTTCTATAGAGACGCTACTTGGGTGCTGGAATATGTTGAAAGTGCAGAAAAAGGTGGTCGGGTTGCAGGTTCTTTACAAACCCTAGTATTGAACAGTTGTAAAAAATATCAGCTGAAAACCAACCCAAAGCACATATATGCAGCAGTCTACTCATGCTGGCGATACAATGAATTTCTGGACAAACTGTTAAAGCGATCCGGAATTCTGAAGGATATCCCTAAGAAGAAAGGTAAGGAGGTTTTCAACCCAACAACTATTAAACTGTTGGTACACGATCTactgttttcgaagaacaaaagaatACAAATGGGCAAGCATCCTTTGAAGGAAtttgttttgaaatatAAGGCAAGGCTCAGTAGCGAGCTAGTAAGACTGAAAATCAAGCTTAAGGTGACTGATTTGCAGCAACTACTAAAGGACGACAGAAACGATATGACGCCTGTGAGATGGTTCAGATTAAACCCCATACGGTGCGGCGCAAAATCAGAAGACATACTGCAGGAATTGTCTAAGAAGTTTCCCACGCGTGTTAACTCGTGGACTAATATAGCCCCAGGTTGCATCTATCACGACGAATATATACCCGGCCTATTTGGGGTACATCCAGCAGACAAAATAACTTCCCATGAACTTTACAAGACGGGCAAAGTTATAATTCAAGATCGTGCCTCCTGTTTCCCTGCCCATATACTTAATGCCTCCTCAGAGGATCTCATCATTGATGCATGTGCGGCTCCTGGCAACAAAACAACACACGTTGCCGCGCACAttttccaagatcaagcagTCGAGTCTGTTCGTATTCATGcgtttgaaaaagacccTGAGCGTGCGAAGACTTTGCGCACCATGATCAACACAGCTGGTTGCACCAAAGGTATTGAAGTCCATGTCGGAGATTTTACACAACTGGCGAAACCTGGTAAATTCCCAGACGTGACGGGCTTTATTCTCGACCCTAGTTGTTCTGGAAGTGGCATATTTGGTCGTAAGATGATTGACGACCGTAATAAATCCAAAGCAGATGGCGCCTCAcctgtcgaagaagaggaaaaagaagaagaacgcGAGGACATTTCAGATAAGGATCTCAAGAATAGGCTGGAGAAACTAGCTTCATTCCAGTTTGAAATAGTAAAGCATGCAATGTCCTTTCCTAGtgccaaaaagctcgtTTACAGTACCTGCTCAGTCCATGCTGAGGAGAATGAACGTATTGTCGTtgatcttctgcttgatTCCAAAGTTAAGGAATGGGGCTGGCGCGTAAGAAAGAGAGCTGGGGTGATTCCCACATGGTCCAGAAGAGGATTTTATAAGGAATTCGAAGAAGTGTTTCGTGACGAAGACACTGCCAAAGAATTAGCAGAAGCCTGTATCAGAGTGGCACCCAAAGAAGACGGTGGGATTGGGTTCTTCGCAGTTTGCTTCGAACGTGACTAAATCTGTTATTACAATAAATCGTTTATACATTACATTCTGGAGAGAACATCTTCGACTACTTGTTGGGTAGTTGATTTGCCGCCAAGGTCTGGTGTCTTGATAGAGTTGTCACGCAGGTTTGCGTCGACAGCTTTGTGGAtgtcttgagcagcttctggatgGCCCATAAACTCCAACATCAAGGCGGTGGATCTGATGGTCGCAACAGGGTTAGATATACCCTTGCCCGCGATGTCTGGGGCAGAACCGTGACATGGCTCTCCGACTACAAAGTCGAAGCCAACGTTGGCGCTTGGCACGACACCAAGCGAACCCACGAGCGCAGCAGCACCATCGGACAAAATGTCACCATACAAGTTGGGGGCAACAATAACGTCGAAGCACTCTGGCTCCCTGAACATCCTGTAAACCATTGAGTCAACAATCTGTTCGTTGTATTTGATAGAGCCAAACTTGTCTTTGTTGCTTTCGTAAACTTGTCTGCAGACTTCTCTGAACAAACCGTCACTTTGAGAAAGCACGTTGGACTTGTGTGTAACAGTCAAAGTGGCCTCTCCGTTAACCTTCTGCCTTTGCAGAGCAATCTCCAAAGCGATGTTGGCGATGTTCTTGGTAGCAGTCTCTGAAATTCTTTTGATGGCCTCAGCAACACGAGTGCCGGTTTTTTCGTCAATGTAGGTTTTCTCAGTCTTGATGTACAGATCCTCGGTGTTTTCTCTCACGATAATCATATCGACAGGTCTCTCTTGTGGCAAGACGGACTTGACGGGACGTACGTTGGCATATAGCCCAAGCTTTTTCCTCAGAGCCACAATGGGTGACGAGTAgccttcaactttgttAGTTGGCGACTGCACAGCGCCAAACAGAGCACCTTGGCACTGATTTCTCAGGATGTCGATAGTTTCATCTGGCAGCGCTTTTCCAGTTTCCTGGAAAGTCTGCCACCCAGCCTGCAGGTCGATGAAGTCGAATTTCAGACCGTGCTTACTGGAAAGGTTCTCCAAAACTTGTCTGCCCGCAGGAATCACTTCTTTACCGATACCATCACCTGGAATTAAACCAATTGTTAGAGACTTGGAAGCGGACGCGTAGGAGCGACGCGCCAGTTGGGTAAAAGAAGCTCTCAGCATTGTCAAACCGGATACAAATATATCAAAGCGTTGACCTTTTGAGGAAAGTACCCTGCTGGAGGTGAACCAGGGTGATGCTATGCCttatatatataaataTTCAGATGTTCTCAATCAGGTGCCGATGTTAATTTCCCACAGGAATT
The Lachancea thermotolerans CBS 6340 chromosome G complete sequence genome window above contains:
- a CDS encoding Ark/Prk/Nak family serine/threonine-protein kinase (similar to uniprot|P40494 Saccharomyces cerevisiae YIL095W PRK1 Protein serine/threonine kinase regulates the organization and function of the actin cytoskeleton through the phosphorylation of the Pan1p- Sla1p-End3p protein complex), whose amino-acid sequence is MNQSLNDIYQPGTELTVGSHRARIIKYLTSGGFAHIYTAEICPADLSSPAKIACLKRVLVPDKPSLNVLRAEVDAMKLLRGNQHVVSYIDSHAAKSGVHDGSYEVFLLMEYCSGGGLIDFMNTRLQNRLQEGEVLKITSDITQGIAAMHALQPPLIHRDIKIENVLISDDRTFKVCDFGSVCGVIRPPKNPQEFNYVQHDILKNTTAQYRAPEMIDLYRGYPINEKSDIWALGVFLYKLCYYTTPFEKVGEAAILHSRFQFPSYPQYSDSLKHLISFMLSENPTQRPNICQVLEEVSRIQGTPCPLRNFYVTRAMQQQQQHQQPKIKFDHSASQPKLDSANNIINVPFKMSHNQPLRSTQTFAGAPVNAASNGYLPALKPLPIQPVSSSFTNGPFKFIEGNKALQSKQTPHFQPPISHDFNRLGRSQTFTPTSTLASRSSVSPPLAGRGDISKIISANPTNVEPSPIYLSSGTQTDDGFASSHALKLERTKSIASLSSSESVESQHTGGSATRRFGQKLKVFTGERRSISPIKSRQNTGDSVRSAFATLRRGFSGGSFKSELPNKRNSLDISSTSSHSNGFKFRVSSSESIEEENVYPRFSHSRSSSSASIVSDLDQLQQDDTGAKNYYKSHSPVKVSATQGSRSSIQKRVQDLLKNSQDSPVKKTAHGYGMLSPGDEAAELASQLTNETMLQNVHQSTASTPKVLSPAKRNSSVVIKAGQQVSKDAEEVPSSRKPAPPKPKRPKKPSHLKADKIIKEAETSAYEHSVDISDIEIDELEKDFKRRFPSAV
- the RCM1 gene encoding rRNA (cytosine-C5-)-methyltransferase RCM1 (highly similar to uniprot|P53972 Saccharomyces cerevisiae YNL022C) gives rise to the protein MDAQVFLVTTQFIKNFIDNMKSKLIAKKHLLLKKPNTADKRLDVPIMNFYRDATWVLEYVESAEKGGRVAGSLQTLVLNSCKKYQLKTNPKHIYAAVYSCWRYNEFLDKLLKRSGILKDIPKKKGKEVFNPTTIKLLVHDLLFSKNKRIQMGKHPLKEFVLKYKARLSSELVRLKIKLKVTDLQQLLKDDRNDMTPVRWFRLNPIRCGAKSEDILQELSKKFPTRVNSWTNIAPGCIYHDEYIPGLFGVHPADKITSHELYKTGKVIIQDRASCFPAHILNASSEDLIIDACAAPGNKTTHVAAHIFQDQAVESVRIHAFEKDPERAKTLRTMINTAGCTKGIEVHVGDFTQLAKPGKFPDVTGFILDPSCSGSGIFGRKMIDDRNKSKADGASPVEEEEKEEEREDISDKDLKNRLEKLASFQFEIVKHAMSFPSAKKLVYSTCSVHAEENERIVVDLLLDSKVKEWGWRVRKRAGVIPTWSRRGFYKEFEEVFRDEDTAKELAEACIRVAPKEDGGIGFFAVCFERD
- the LYS12 gene encoding homoisocitrate dehydrogenase (highly similar to uniprot|P40495 Saccharomyces cerevisiae YIL094C LYS12 Homo-isocitrate dehydrogenase an NAD-linked mitochondrial enzyme required for the fourth step in the biosynthesis of lysine in which homo-isocitrate is oxidatively decarboxylated to alpha-ketoadipate) encodes the protein MLRASFTQLARRSYASASKSLTIGLIPGDGIGKEVIPAGRQVLENLSSKHGLKFDFIDLQAGWQTFQETGKALPDETIDILRNQCQGALFGAVQSPTNKVEGYSSPIVALRKKLGLYANVRPVKSVLPQERPVDMIIVRENTEDLYIKTEKTYIDEKTGTRVAEAIKRISETATKNIANIALEIALQRQKVNGEATLTVTHKSNVLSQSDGLFREVCRQVYESNKDKFGSIKYNEQIVDSMVYRMFREPECFDVIVAPNLYGDILSDGAAALVGSLGVVPSANVGFDFVVGEPCHGSAPDIAGKGISNPVATIRSTALMLEFMGHPEAAQDIHKAVDANLRDNSIKTPDLGGKSTTQQVVEDVLSRM
- the HDA1 gene encoding histone deacetylase HDA1 (highly similar to uniprot|P53973 Saccharomyces cerevisiae YNL021W HDA1 Putative catalytic subunit of a class II histone deacetylase complex that also contains Hda2p and Hda3p Hda1p interacts with the Hda2p-Hda3p subcomplex to form an active tetramer deletion increases histone H2B H3 and H4 acetylation), yielding MTESAEVKQEEPSEQINGLKRDHESATLNDGTGNQASVAKRPTIVPACRPKLHYTPLKTGLCYDVRMRYHAKIFTSYFEYIDPHPEDPRRIYRIYKILAENGLIDDPTLSGVDSIGDLMLKIPVREATDEEILQVHTKEHLEFISKTTSMTRDQLLKETEKGDSVYFNNDSYLSAKLSCGGAIEACKAVVEGRVKNALAVVRPPGHHAEPEVAGGFCLFSNVAVAAQNILKNYPESVRKIMVLDWDVHHGNGTQKAFYDDDRVLYISLHRHELGKYYPGTIHGNSDRVGEGKGEGFNCNIPWPWKGVGDSEYLWAFEQVIMPMGREFRPDLVIISSGFDAADGDTVGQCHVTPSCYGHMTHMLKSLARGNLCAVLEGGYSLDSIAKSALAVAKVLIGEPPDELPVVKQPKLEAVEVIDSVIKTQSKYWKCFKSTHGNDGCSFKEQATDTAINKNFPLQNAIRQQQMRLLANEFRFVTLPLFKKELPDDTAICSPNIYDASAIIVCVHDTPSIWAQRSRATGTIDPSTSIIVDTTLDVIKWASSRNYGVIDINIPQSLHEQDNYSAVITAQEVLVHIWDNYLKYFPSLNRVAFVAIGDAHSGVVHLLGHRDTRSVVKSAVSFVDQRPLRPLIPLVDETLADWYFKNSLVFASAEHTCWGNDGNENKKPRKKFGRVLKCDSDGINNILEERFEEATDFILDTFEEWSDSE
- a CDS encoding uncharacterized protein (similar to uniprot|P53962 Saccharomyces cerevisiae YNL035C Hypothetical ORF), with product MIINLLISQSSRTSRTTYSMSYSKLESIEFGPNNWCLKLQPIYNSGLLTSLSNGRVELIDWATHKSILQIQTHATSVNDMVIINNDRMNGSLIATAAEDAVKIYDLKSNDCVATLKNGKSAPFLSLDSRHGLLGCGTELSGVDAELHVYDIRSWQQPLRSLVDSHHDDITSIKFHPSDPNVLLSGSTDGYVNIYDLTQQEEDDALHQVINFASIHSCGWLSPKRIYTLSHMETYGIHELNDKRDEPTEPKPVDFGDVRKPWDCNYVIDVYPGFIATGKSEEGRGELKLIPLDHEKPELQSAITIPSAHDDEVVRDVLVPFQHEDLLYSCGEDGSLKVWKSSAGPLNVPQEFWQYSEKIDVFSGTVAEVEMMDSEVPDIELRQEPSDVDAVSKDQDEKRKRKHERRSKDKSKSKTKSSSKDHRYQPY